A region of the Sarcophilus harrisii chromosome 3, mSarHar1.11, whole genome shotgun sequence genome:
aaatggtcaaagcatatgaacagacaatttttatgtgaagaaattgaaaccatttctagtcatatgaaaaaatgctgtaaatcactattgatcaaagaaatgggaattaagacaactctgagttaccactacacacctctcagattggttaagatgacaggaaaagataataatgaatgtcaGAGaatatgtgagaaaactgggacattaatacattgttggtggagttgtcaactaatccaaccattttggagagcaatttgtaactatgcccaaaggattatcaaactgtgcataccctttgagcctgGAGTGACTGTTCTAGATTTgtgttccaaagagatcataaaaagagaaaagtttgtagcagccctttttgtagtggcaagaaactggaaactgagtggatgcttatcagatggagaatggctaaataagttatggcatatgaatgttatggaatattattgttctgtaagaaacgatcagcaggatgatttcaaagaggtctCGAGTGACTTACTTGAagtggtgctaagtgaagtgagtagaaccaggagaacactatacagaaccaggagaacacagcaatattatatgattatcatttctaatatatgTGACTCTTTTCTAAAGTGAAGTGaatcaggtcagttccaatgatcttgtgatgaagagagccatctgcactcagaaacaggactatgaggactgagtgtggatcataacatagtattttcacttttttgttgttgtttgcttgcattttgttttcttcctaagttttttctttttgatctgttgtgtgtgtgtgtgtgtgtgtgtgtgtgtgcagcatgataattgtggaaatatgtatagaaaaaaatgcacatattaacatatattggattacttgccatctagggaaggtggtacagggaaagaaggggaaaaaaatttgcaacacaaggtttttcaagtgtgaatgctgaaaattattcatatattttgaaaacaaaaaaaaattaataacaaaataaaaatatctcttgataattatattccaaaatgaaaggttatattatatattataatgcaTATCTTATGTCTAatctaatgtattttattttatgaatttaaatgcaGTAGTTTGATATAGGGATCATAGATTTTTCCTGACTGCCAAAAAGGATCAATAACACAAAAGCTGGTTAAGAATGCCTGTTCTAAGATTATTATTCCGTTAAtatccacagttctttctcttctAATGAATACTGCCCTGTATCCTATTTCTGAAATGATTACTTAAAGATTAACACATAGCATATTATCCTTTGTAGGcatcttgaaggcaggaattctTGCATTTTTTAATATCCCCTTTATTATAAGTGTCTGTCATATAAtcagcacttaataaaggcttattatgtgattgaaaataatattgaaaatattatgtgattatatataatataataatgaatgttaTTTCATAGTACTCTCATATTCATCTATGTTTGTGCATATCATAGCTATAAGAGATGTGAAGTATATGAAATTTTGCTGTGGAATTTTATCTTACTAGAAATGAGAATGGAGTAAATTTATCTGAAAAAGTCATCTTTTAAAGTTTCTACCATAGGTAAAATAATACCTAGTTTTCTGAGAAACATTATAATGGAGTTCTTTGAGAGATTGCTAAATGTTTTTACCTTCACTGCAATAAAGTAAACTTCCTTTGAAAAAGCAGCAACAAGCTAATGTAGaattcttttccaaaatattGGATCCTGTTGTTTAGTCATATAGTTGACACACAGATTTCTATTATAGTATTTTGTAGCCAATTTTTAAATAGCAAGTATGCTGTTACCTCTGAAGAAAATTTTTATCACAAAGTTGTGGAAAGGCAGTTTTTATGGGATGGGAAAAGCTAGAAACcaagaaattatattgaaaaataccTATATGAGGAATGTTCAGCCCTTGTTGAAGTTCAGTTCATTAATAAAAAGACTaatgcattttctcattttccaactAAATAAAACATGAacattgtaaaaaagaaaaaaaaatgtttccttgaAAGTAAACTAAATGGAAGCAACAACATTTCCCATGAGGAGGCAGCATGATCCAAATATAGTCAAAGTAATACTCTCCATTGGCAGGCAAGATAAGAGGCTGTCTTAATCTTGCAAAGAAATTGTgttcctttatttttagaatagtATTACAGTTATATGCATGAATTTTGATCCCCAAAAGGCTGATTTGTAATAATTCCAGGCTTGTTGGCAAGCACATAAAATGCCCCTTACATTATAGAGGAAACTGCCATATAACCTTTCTCAACCATTCAAGACAGGAGAGCCTTGATACAAAGGACTACTACTATCAATAGTTGCAAAGGGATGATTCTTTTTATCCAGATACAAGTAATTTTAGCATATGGGGTGACTATCATTTATGGTTgagtttaaaatgtatttctttttcttcctttcttctttctctctccctttccttcctccctccctcccttccttcattcctctctttatttactttttggtgcttccttctttcctccctccctccttttcctctcctttccttccttcccccctttttcctccctcccttccttctttcctccatttctccatccctccctttatttctcccccctcccttccttcctccctccttttttcttttatgggccagaacttgaaacaagatgttggctcactggaattgatgaaagcaatgcttgtgtgcttgggtttgcacctttgagagttcacacattagctcacacacattagttcacaagtttgggagattcacaaatcagaattcagtatgagattcacaagaatgagattcacacctcccataatcccactctcggaggaggagtcaacctttgagtttacacctttaaaagagcataaaaaggagctgagtcagtggagtCAGTTCAGTTCCAGAGATTGACAGAGTGAGAAGTaagtcagttggagattgagaagctaggagtcagagttgagctagaggcagaagctggaagagctaaaagacaagctgcaagagctcttggaaccaaggagggagataggcctctaagaaaagtAACtgagctattttggaagagaaattaaaagattggattttaactcctggctgtatttgaggtgattattgatttgaatggaaactaaggctgcctccaaaaaaacctccccaagaaacctgctcccagagaaaaccattatattttagaaaagaagagaataccacatTCCTCCCTccgtttctccctcccttctttccttcctccctcccttccttctatctttcctccttcctttcctccctccctcctttctttccttccttcctccctcctttccttccttccttccttcctttcctttctttctctcttttttcttttcttaaaataaccttttcaaaggaattaaagtagtTCTTAAGACTCCTTTTGATAAAGATTTAACAGTCCAAGGGTCACAGTATAATTCTCTataattaattaacttttttttcagctTGTGTTATCTCTGTGgaaattcatgaaaaataatgaaatttggaAACATGCTAAGAAGTGAAGTGGAAAGAATacagagatattttaaaattatgaaacacttttctttaaaatattaaatgcctgaAAGTTGAGGTTTATTGTTTTAAAGATccaattatatgattattttaaaaagtagaatatctAATTGTCTCCagaaaaccatttaaaattaattttataatattttaaatataatactttatggtttaaatatagtattttatggtttgcaaagcattttctacttatcatttcatttgatatttacaaCAAGCCTATAAGGTAGATTGTATCATTACCTGCattacatataaacaaaagtttagagaaattaaatgattcatCCAGGGTCACACTAAAGCaatattcaaactcagatctttctgacttcttgTCCAATATTCTTTGTACTGGTCTATCTACCTGTCTTCAAAGATTTTGTTATACATAGTTCAAATgtgaataattaataaatcatgtatttacttatttttatttttttaataactttttattgccagaacccatgtcagggtaattttttacaacattatcccttgcactcacttctgttctgatttttcccctccctccctccaccccctcccccagatggcaagtagtcctatacatgttaaagaggttacagtatatcttagatacaatataagtgtgcagaaccgaatagttctcttgttgcttagggagaattggattcagaagatataaataacccgggaggaaaaacaaaaatgcaagcagtttacattcatttcctagtgttctttctttgggtgtagctgcttctgtccatccttgatcaattgaaactgagttagatcttctctttgtcgaagaaatccacttccatcagaatacatcctcatacagtatcattgttgaggtatataatgatctcctggttctgctcatttcactcagcatcagttcatgtaagtctcaccaatcctctctgtattcatcctgcttttcatttcttacagaacaataatattccataacattcatataccacaatttactcagccattctccaattgatgggcatccattcatttttcagcttctagccactataaacagggctgccacaaacattttggcacatacaggtccctttcgcttctttagtatctctttggggtacaagcccagtagaaacactgctggatcaaagggtatacacagtttggtaattttttgagcatagttccaaattgctctccagaatggctcgatgtgttcacaattccaccaacaatgtatccatgtccctgttttcccatatcccctccaacattccacattatatttccctgtcattctagccaatctgacaggtgcatagtggtatctcagagttgtcttaatttgcatttctctgattaataatgtaaatcatgtatttaaaataaaaaagtaataaatattaaaaatatattgtctGTGGTAAGTGGTACTATTTACTATTCACTAGAATAACTATTCCAGTAACTATTTACTAGAATAACAGTCTCACTTATTAGTCAATTTATTATTGACAATAAATCATCTTATTTTGGCTCAATggatattttaataattcaatatGTGGACCTTGTCTTCAGCAAAGCAGAACAATTTATTCTAAGGATGGATAGAATAAATCCAACAGCAAACATAATAGCATCCCTTGCAAATATTCCCTGACATTTGGTATGGCACCAGAAATCATTGCTTTATAGCACATTTACTAAAGAAACTTTACACTTTTAGCTATACTGGTTTTCAGATAATAACTTAGATCCCCAAACTGCTGCAAAGGAAAAGTCCGTTATTGGGTTCACATCTGAAAACTTTCAAAATAGGACTCACAGAGTATGTATTTATAATAAACATACTCAAAAATAGTgacattaatattttcattttaaatattagttgatcttttataatatatatgagcTAGCTATCTAGTTAGTCATCACGAGAGCCCTGAAGTAAATGCTGCCCATATAAACTCTATAATTCCTATCCCAATTGCTAGTCCCAATGGATTCTCAGATTTGGGTCCCCATAACTTGGCTATATTTCCAAGgagcaagataaaaaaaatgattctctaatgataatgattctctatcctcaacaataatattcttccCACTATGATTACACTTCATTGATCCAACCACAAGTGGATTAAAGAAGAGAGTATTTAATGAGGTAGTACATTAAGAAAAGTCACAAACCATACTTCTGAAAGTCTGTGGCTAACTTTTCTTCAAGTACATATAGATTCCAGAGAAAAGTTGGCTTAAGCCTTAAAAGTACATTATAAAAAGCGACAACTTACAGTTTCTAATTAGTGGAAGTGTTTTTCTCCCAATCATTGGCTACTCAGGAAATTTTATTGAAACATGATGAATTTTTGGCTCTTAATATATATGCTACCATCAGTTGATCCAGgaatgctttccagaatattgataaaaagactggaaattcTAACTTTTCCAGAATCTGTTATTTATACTCACATAGAATGTTTACCTCGAATCCTACACCAGGAATATTTCTTGTATGGGccacaatttctttttccatttaatgtTGAGATTGGGTTTACTAATCCGATCTTaaatccaaaaaatatatatatatatatatttgtattgcaTTCCTCCAGACTTAAAAAGAATCACAGCAGAAGCTTTTTAAGcacattaaagtttgcaaagagtaTTTGACCCACACCAACCCTATTATAGATCAAAAGtagtttacagatgagtaaaacaGAGCTTTTGATAGACTATGAGGAATTGTCCCAGGTAACACAATTGATGAGCATTGGTGTTGGGTTTCAAacctaaatcttttctttgtataaattTAGAGTACTTCCCACTAAATTCCATTCTCTTTCATAAATTAAAAGTGTACACAATGCTAAGTGAAGCTAGATTTAATCTATATGCCATAGTGTGACATCTGAACATTCAGAACCTCAAATGCAGTTCTCTGAAAGTGCTAAACTTGACTTAGTCCCCTGaattagcaaaaataaacaaagctATTGACATAATGGCATAGTAGAAAGAAGGAGTTTAGATTCAGAAAGTCTGGtttaaatttccagtttttgctGATTTGATCACTTCAATTAACCTCATCTGTATCATCATATCATATCAATATcatatcaatttcctcatctgtaaaaaatagaaagaatgctattgtgctatctACTGTAACTGTAGGTTactgtgaggaacaaatgaaaaaataaacatgaaatccCATATTACTTTAATTCACTTTATATATTAGAATAGCCTCAAAATAAATTTGCTAAATGTTAAAgcgtcaaaaaatatgaaaacttgGTTGCTTGGGGTTTAATTTTTAACATGACAATCAAATTTTAGAAATCTAAGATAATTTTCACCTCTTTTATATGCTTTTGCTGGAATAATTTCCATGAaacttatttgaagaaaatttagagaagttaataaaataaggtaataggattaaagtaaatttttcaaagaaataaatggcTTGATCAGACCTAGAAGAATTTTTCCCTGTGAAAAATTATGATACATTATTATTGTCCTAATGAATTGAATGTGTGAAGAAGTTTGAAGAGAACATATGATTCACTTGATGTTTCATGGAACCTGTATTCAAATAATATAATTGATACAGGTCATAAAAGCACAAGATATATCAGTGATATATTGGAATAATATGTTTAAGGTTATgtgtaaatgaatatttttatgatgacaaaaaagaatttgtagtGTTTTAGGTGATGTGAGTCACTTCTTATGTTAagcatattattaatataattttcacaATATTTATAAGAAGTGTTTGAATTGGGCCTTACAATAGTACTCTATTAGTTGAGGCCCAGAtttggaatgaaatgagacactCATAAATCACTGAACAGCTAATAAAATGGAGTTCATTTCTTAATAGCAATCATATGCAACAAAGACATTGAGATACTAATCTTCAGCTTTGGTAGATGAAATTTCCCTTACTCCTCATTGAAAAGTGTTTTTTCGGCATATCATGAGACAGACTATGACTACttatgtgacctcagacactgatttTTTCCAAGATCAAAAACACTTTGTGTGACGGAGGACTCCAATGGGAAGGTGCTAGATGATGAAATtaggcaaaataaaacaaacaaacaaaatcagtcTCTTTCCTTATCTGGGATTAATTCACATTGAATCTTCCCATAGGTCATGGGCAAGTCCTTCTGGAAATCCAGCAACAGTTTCTACTTTTGTGAACTAAGCTCCCACACCTGCTCAGGCATTGTCTATCGCTTGCATTACCCAAGACAATCACTAGAGTAAGCATCCAAGTTTGCTTTTCCAATCCCAGTTGTCTTGTACCAAGAGCTCAAAGTTCTGTTCTCCCACCCGCTGCCCCACGGGACCACTGACAGTTGGGGAACCATGCGATCAGAAAGCCAGACGGAAGTAACACCAACCAAGGAAGCCAAGGCAGAGCCTTAGTTTATCTAAATCGTTTTGAACTCTTATTAAAGCTGCAAAACGATGACTCTAAGTTCAGTTGACCTTGGCATTTCAAAAGATAAACCAGCGGAGTCAGATAACATTTGTTGTCGAGTCCTTTCTGACTATTCTAGAGAGATCTGTGAACTCTttacaaaggagggaaaggaaaagaagaattataaGCAAACTGAAGGAAAACCCTCTGGCTCTTTGGGTTCTTCGGAACAATGTAAGATCTTGGCTCACACCTCTGGAAGAAAGCCTGTGAGTAAGAAGCCCTCAAGTTTTAAGAATGAAACCAAATTATTGAATGTGGCAGATTCCATTGCTTTAGAAAACAAATGGTGTAAGAAATGGGCTAACTGTCTCAAGGCCAAAGAAAATACTACTGTCCAAAACCAAAAAGGCACCAATCCCCAAAAAGAAATCGAGGAAATAACAGAGGGAGAATTGGATGCCTTACGCTCTTTCTGCACCGCGAGGATAAATTTGATGTctaagcagagaaaaaaaaatagaactaaaaagCTGCAGCATAAACCAGAAGGAGAAAATCATGTGTCAGAAAAGTCAGACCTCTCTATATCTGTGCAGCAGGTAAATAAACTGAATCTAAAAGACTCAAAGGCACCTGTGagaaaaatagcagaaaaaaaagaacctaattCAACACATAATTCTGACCataacaagaaaaaagaacttaaaaaagttGCGTCCATGACAAACAAAAAGTCCTTTCTAGAATTAACTCgaatacaagaaaaaatggaagaatacaaGTATATCAAAGATACTCTCATCCTCATTGCAGAAATCCACAAAAACCTTCCCAGACTTTCAGATGAGCCAGACAAAgtgtggaaaaaattaaatatagaagGTCATATTAAATAAACGACCTTTTCATCTTCATATTCAGCCCACCTAAAGCAGTGCAACCAGAGAGCTTCTAACTATTAATAATAACATGATCAATAAATAGCtctgtggaaaaaataaaattaaggagctGGCTGTGATTATTTCTAGATACTTTACAgattttttgtgtctttttttcctaCTCAATTGGGCCAAGTTATGCCAAATAAAAATAGTCTATAAAATGATACTTTATACCtggaaaatacatacatacaaacatatatacattgtatatatatatatatatatatatatatatatgtatattagtaATTGATAATTAGTAATTATTGGTaactaatatatacaaaaatataagtaaTTGAGCATATGTCCTTATAGAgttataataaatttctattggAATATGATAAGACATTTTCTTAGAGTAaaaatttgagattttcttaaatGGAATGAAGGTGGCAATCAACATTCACATGTGAGGAGCAATTAGAGCTCCTAATCATGCAGTCAtgtaaggaattggaaaattctatctcctttctttttttctccccttcataTCTCTATAAACTCTTCTCTCCATTGTTCTATTCCTAAAAACTAGAGTCTGAAATCCCCAGAAATAAAGTTTGGTTCATGTTAGAGGAGGAGCACAATTTGTGAGTGTATTACTATAGACCAGTAGTTTACCTTTTGTGATGGtgaaaatcttaattttatttttaaagatttatttattgaaattttttatattgCTCACATTTCAGAATATATCCTTCTTCATTCAAATACTCAGAcagccttctctcttttttaaagatagtggatagagaaaaacaattcagcaaaatcaATCAAGACATTAACTATATCTGCCAGATTGTCCAATATTCTACTCAACTCTTCCCTAAAATCAGTTTTAGCTAAGTTTAGGTTTTTGgaactatatttcaaaaaaacTGTTTTAGATGGAcccttaaaatctttttttttaagattttgaaataTCTAGTACCATATGGTACCAAAGACAAAAGGTgaattaaaacagaaaagaattacAAATCAGAATTATTCTAAATCTAATACAAATAGATTATT
Encoded here:
- the LOC100922908 gene encoding uncharacterized protein C8orf48-like, whose amino-acid sequence is MTLSSVDLGISKDKPAESDNICCRVLSDYSREICELFTKEGKEKKNYKQTEGKPSGSLGSSEQCKILAHTSGRKPVSKKPSSFKNETKLLNVADSIALENKWCKKWANCLKAKENTTVQNQKGTNPQKEIEEITEGELDALRSFCTARINLMSKQRKKNRTKKLQHKPEGENHVSEKSDLSISVQQVNKLNLKDSKAPVRKIAEKKEPNSTHNSDHNKKKELKKVASMTNKKSFLELTRIQEKMEEYKYIKDTLILIAEIHKNLPRLSDEPDKVWKKLNIEGHIK